A region from the Vicia villosa cultivar HV-30 ecotype Madison, WI linkage group LG3, Vvil1.0, whole genome shotgun sequence genome encodes:
- the LOC131658743 gene encoding uncharacterized protein LOC131658743: MHLMAESVKVQHDPALSVVAGLLTRPNKKCEEDAYVSDELNSSDPDESCDEDKPKYEKFRKEHLNKDFKFKWGMEFNTLVDFKEAIREWSVLNGREINFVKNESYRVRVECKAKCGFLVLCSKVGHKHTYAIKTLVDTHTCARVLNNRSANSRWVAKHVVKKMQSSENVRIRDIMQDVRQKFSVGITVARAWKAKLMAKKIVEGDADMQYAALWRYASELKRVNSGNTVKINVERPSPTIQPRFGSFYFSFDGCKKGFIHGCRPFIGVDGCHLKTKYGGQLLIAVGRDPNDQYFPLAFGVVETETKESWRWFIQLLMEDIGHDKRIVFISDQQKGLVAVFDEMFERIEHRFCLRHLYANFKKNFGGGTLIRDLMMGAAKSTYHQAWMQKMNELKNVDFNAWTWLMAVPTKSWCKHAFSFYPKCDVLMNNISESFNATILVARDKPILTMCEWIRKYLMNRVATSVQKLEKWQHRVMPIPRRRLDNEVFHSGHWLPTWSVDEKFQVTHSFNNQEFIVDIANKSCSCNFWELVRIPCRHAVSALSYRKQTPEDFVDECYTREKYAKCYGFSVSPINGQDMWPETEIEDMLPPAYKQGSGRPRKVRIRESGEEGARKRRTGVAYKCTKCDQFGHNALTCKSPTQDPVALKRKRKVKAKVTEVVQNDVQNDVQADNEEQNNVENDLVQNDDQAAVQNDVEAYQVHDDVPNDVQQSQTQSSVVDNSQPQPKKKKTIKPHHGLKIRRSERVKLSWFKKPIIGPGSSE, translated from the exons ATGCATCTGATGGCTGAGAGTGTGAAGGTGCAGCATGATCCTGCTTTGAGT gtagtTGCTGGATTGTTGACTAGGCCCAACAAGAAATGTGAAGAAGATGCATATGTTAGTGATGAGCTCAACTCATCAGATCCAGATGAGTCTTGTGATGAGGATAAGCCCAAGTATGAGAAATTTAGGAAAGAGCACCTAAATAAGGACTTCAAGTTTAAGTGGGGTATGgaatttaatacacttgttgacTTCAAAGAGGCAATACGTGAGTGGTCAGTTCTCAATGGTAGGGAaattaattttgtgaaaaatgaaagcTATAGAGTAAGGGTAGAGTGTAAGGCTaaatgtggttttttggtcttatgTTCCAAAGTGGGCCACAAGCATACTTATGCTATAAAAACACTTGTAGACACCCACACTTGTGCTAGGGTTTTAAATAATAGATCTGCAAACTCAAGATGGGTGGCTAAGCATGTGGTCAAGAAAATGCAATCAAGTGAAAATGTAAGAATCAGGGACATAATGCAAGATGTAAGGCAAAAATTTTCAGTGGGTATTACTGTTGCTCGGGCATGGAAGGCTAAGTTGATGGCAAAAAAAATAGTGGAGGGAGATGCTGATATGCAATATGCTGCTCTATGGAGGTATGCATCTGAATTAAAAAGAGTTAATAGTGGCAATACTGTGAAAATTAATGTTGAGAGACCAAGCCCAACTATCCAACCTAGATTTGGAAGTTTCTACTTCTCTTTTGATGGCTGCAAGAAAGGGTTTATCCATGGATGTAGGCCCTTTATAGGGGTTGATGGATGTCACCTAAAAACCAAGTATGGTGGTCAACTTCTGATTGCAGTTGGAAGGGATCCAAATGATCAATACTTCCCATTGGCTTTTGGAGTGGTAGAAACTGAGACCAAGGAGAGTTGGAGATGGTTTATCCAACTTTTGATGGAGGATATTGGACATGACAAAAGAATTGTTTTTATCTCTGATCAACAAAAG GGACTGGTAGCTGTTTTTGATGAGATGTTTGAGAGGATTGAACATAGGTTTTGCCTCAGACATCTATATGCCAATTTCAAGAAAAATTTTGGTGGAGGAACCCTAATAAGGGATTTGATGATGGGAGCTGCTAAGTCTACATATCATCAAGCTTGGATGCAGAAGATGAATGAGCTAAAGAATGTTGATTTCAATGCTTGGACTTGGTTGATGGCTGTACCTACCAAGAGctggtgtaagcatgcttttaGTTTCTACCCAAAGTGTGATGTGTTGATGAATAATATATCTGAGTCTTTCAATGCTACAATTTTAGTTGCTAGGGACAAACCAATCCTTACTATGTGTGAGTGGATTAGGAAGTACTTAATGAATAGGGTAGCAACCTCTGTACAGAAACTTGAAAAATGGCAACATAGAGTTATGCCTATACCTAGGAGAAGGTTGGACAATGAAGTTTTTCATAGTGGTCATTGGCTACCAACTTGGTCTGTGGATGAGAAGTTCCAAGTGACTCACAGTTTCAACAACCAAGAATTCATAGTGGACATAGCAAACAAATCATGTAGCTGTAATTTTTGGGAATTGGTTAGGATTCCTTGTAGGCATGCTGTATCTGCTTTGAGCTATAGAAAACAAACACCTGAGGATTTTGTTGATGAATGCTACACAAGGGAGAAATATGCTAAGTGTTATGGATTCTCTGTGTCACCTATAAATGGCCAAGACATGTGGCCAGAAACTGAGATTGAAGACATGCTACCACCAGCTTACAAACAAGGGTCTGGTAGACCTAGAAAGGTGAGGATTCGAGAAAGTGGTGAAGAGGGTGCTAGGAAAAGAAGGACTGGGGTTGCATACAAATGTACAAAATGTGACCAGTTTGGTCATAATGCTTTGACCTGTAAGAGCCCCACACAGGACCCTGTTgcactcaaaagaaag AGAAAGGTCAAAGCTAAAGTTACTGAGGTTGTTCAGAATGATGTTCAGAATGATGTTCAGGCTGATAATGAGGAGCAAAATAATGTGGAGAATGATCTGGTTCAGAATGATGATCAAGCTGCTGTCCAAAATGATGTAGAGGCTTACCAAGTTCATGATGATGTGCCAAATGATGTGCAGCAGAGTCAGACCCAGTCTAGTGTTGTAGACAATAGTCAACCACAGcccaagaaaaagaaaacaatcaaACCTCACCATGGTTTAAAGATAAGGAGGAGTGAAAGAGTCAAATTAAGTTGGTTCAAGAAACCAATTATTGGTCCAGGTTCATCTGAGTAA